In Podospora pseudopauciseta strain CBS 411.78 chromosome 3, whole genome shotgun sequence, one genomic interval encodes:
- a CDS encoding hypothetical protein (EggNog:ENOG503P6EM): MALINPVHGLVVPFLFMFTLPLAIFAGVTSALAFSVLMFRAAIVYLDIALAFVPQYFLRGKSKSSFLSSADSQRRYSRGDGWRTPASPLSSARSSSSSHSPPSPFPQTTGHPNSGYISPRRKSSYGFRKHSRRSSSQVSISSPGTITPIHENQVLNDITTITPATFGDASLPPATFADAVLTPSVGLDRDYEGIGGWRLDNNGSDSDWTSINSRLELVREGRAPFTRGHSRSHSAGPMPSPSGSYLTPRSGSRRGTIMNDINHDWLASTGGFEARTAGPTPNASTVRLNQTFPIPPPAFTTLEMESRISHDLLSPRSVRKTPAA, from the coding sequence ATGGCTCTCATCAACCCCGTACATGGCCTTGTGGTCCCCTTCCTATTCATGTTCACCCTCCCACTGGCCATATTCGCAGGCGTGACCTCCGCCCTCGCCTTTTCAGTATTGATGTTCAGGGCGGCCATCGTCTACCTCGATATCGCCCTCGCTTTCGTGCCACAGTACTTCCTGCGCGGCAAGAGCAAGTCCTCCTTCTTATCCTCGGCAGACAGTCAACGCCGCTATTCCCGCGGTGACGGCTGGAGGACGCCGGCATCACCACTTTCCAGCGCCCGTTCCAGCTCTTCCAGCCACagccccccttctcccttcCCTCAAACAACCGGTCACCCCAACTCAGGGTACATCTCCCCCCGCCGAAAATCCAGCTACGGTTTCAGGAAACACTCCAGGCGCTCCTCCAGCCAGGTATCTATTTCCTCACCGGGGACGATCACTCCCATCCATGAAAACCAAGTTCTcaacgacatcaccaccatcaccccagcCACCTTTGGCGACGCAAGCCTCCCCCCGGCTACCTTTGCCGACGCAGTCCTCACCCCATCTGTCGGCTTGGACCGTGACTATGAAGGCATTGGCGGGTGGAGGCTCGACAACAACGGCAGCGACTCGGACTGGACCAGCATCAACTCTCGCCTTGAACTCGTACGTGAAGGACGAGCTCCCTTCACCCGCGGCCATTCCCGTTCACATAGTGCAGGGCCGATGCCTAGCCCTAGCGGGTCCTATCTTACCCCGAGAAGCGGatcgaggagggggacgatAATGAACGATATCAACCATGACTGGCTCGCTTCAACAGGTGGGTTTGAGGCAAGGACTGCGGGGCCGACGCCGAATGCTTCGACGGTGAGGCTGAACCAGACGTTTCCAATCCCCCCACCGGCGTTCACGACGCTGGAGATGGAGTCGAGGATTAGCCATGACTTGCTGAGTCCGAGGTCGGTGAGAAAGACTCCGGCTGCCTGA
- a CDS encoding hypothetical protein (COG:O; EggNog:ENOG503P6FH) has translation MASFGMGPPRRHLDANAGREVVYCHSCAHEWYSDEQPPRLEPECPRCHSEIVEIVEPGESDPRIEAGGLGLSGGGSGSYFRRNAAGEDSDPEEDDIENHLPGGPARSPFGRGLFPPSPGAPDGDNNRPGDEVFNRFFELIMHDLGGGRHVRESQGANNNPGAGAAPSPPQPGRHVHSATFTFVSGPGVRPDQPPPILPLFGPMLAHVMGVPNVGGPQEQGQPGNRAAGPPPMGGGVFGLQQLLSTIMNPAAAVHGDAVFTQEALDRIITQLMENSPQTNAAPPASETAIASLERKKVDAELLGPEGKAECTICIDEFKMGDEVTVLPCSHWYHGECVVLWLKEHNTCPICRKPIENREENNAGDNSSSGQRSPGADQAASSSSHAQQPRQSSNEGARVFATFSPRATAPRPEEEGASGSSTGYQIPTLFSSYTSRVRTPQENQERLERMAGGGGGQRRSSASPPGAWPEDDTAEPRSSRQRSPSRPRDENWGGNNSGSGTPGESNRRSYFSSFTSAGRDQQQQQQQREGSSSSNNNNNGGNGGSSGGGGGGGGIASWIRDHWTRDRGNGNGNGNGNGNGGRR, from the exons ATGGCGTCATTCGGGATGGGACCGCCCCGACGCCACCTGGATGCCAACGCCGGCAGAGAGGTGGTGTATTGTCATTCCTGCGCGCACGAGTGGTATAGTGACGAGCAGCCGCCGAGACTGGAGCCCGAGTGCCCGAGATGTCATAGTGAGATTGTAGAGATT GTCGAGCCAGGAGAGAGCGACCCTCGTATCGAAGCTGGTGGCCTCGGCctcagtggtggtggctccGGCTCTTATTTTCGCCGCAATGCTGCTGGCGAGGACTCGGACCCCGAAGAAGACGATATAGAGAATCATCTCCCCGGCGGCCCTGCTAGAAGCCCGTTCGGACGAGGTTTGTTCCCGCCGTCACCTGGTGCGCCAGATGGGGATAACAATCGACCTGGCGATGAGGTGTTTAACCGTTTCTTCGAGCTTATTATGCACGATCTGGGCGGCGGTAGACACGTTCGCGAGAGCCAGGGTGCTAACAACAATCCTGGCGCCGGCGCcgccccatcaccaccacagccggGAAGACACGTTCACTCGGCGACATTTACATTTGTCTCGGGACCAGGAGTGAGGCCAGACCAGCCGCCTCCCATTCTACCTCTCTTTGGACC GATGTTGGCTCACGTTATGGGCGTTCCTAATGTGGGCGGCCCTCAGGAGCAAGGTCAGCCCGGAAATAGAGCAGCTGGGCCCCCTCcgatgggtggtggtgtgtttggGCTGCAGCAGTTGCTTTCGACTATTATGAACCCAGCCGCAGCGGTTCATGGCGATGCTGTGTTCACCCAGGAAGCGCTCGATAGAATCATCACACAGCTCATGGAGAATTCTCCTCAGACGAACGCTGCCCCGCCGGCTTCCGAGACTGCGATTgcgagcttggagaggaagaaagtCGATGCCGAGCTGCTTGGGCCGGAGGGCAAAGCTGAGTGCACGATTTGCATCGATGAATTCAAGATGGGTGACGAGGTGACGGTGTTGCCGTGTAGCCACTGGTACCACGGCGAGTGTGTCGTCCTCTGGCTCAAAGAGCACAATACCTGCCCCATCTGCCGAAAGCCGATTGAGAACCGAGAAGAGAACAACGCTGGtgacaacagcagcagcggtcAGCGGTCACCTGGTGCCGATCAGGCGGCTTCTTCGTCATCACATGCGCAACAGCCTCGGCAATCTTCGAACGAGGGCGCGCGAGTGTTTGCGACCTTTTCTCCACGAGCCACTGCTCCCAGaccagaggaagaaggagcgtCGGGTTCTTCGACTGGCTATCAAATTCCGACGTTGTTTAGCAGCTACACTTCGCGGGTTAGGACGCCGCAGGAGAACCAGGAACGACTTGAACGTAtggctggaggtggtggtggtcagcGCCGTAGCTCGGCTTCTCCGCCCGGGGCCTGGCCTGAGGATGATACTGCCGAGCCTAGGTCATCTAGGCAGAGGAGTccgtcgaggccgagggatGAGAACTGGGGTGGGAATAACAGCGGGAGCGGCACTCCGGGGGAGAGTAACAGACGGAGTTACTTTTCAAGCTTTACGTCTGCTGGACGGgatcaacagcagcagcagcagcagagggaggggtcATCGTCTTCgaacaacaataacaacgGTGGCAATGGTGggagtagtggtggtggtggtggtggtggtggtattgcTTCATGGATTAGAGATCACTGGACTAGGGACCGAGgcaatgggaatgggaatgggaatgggaatgggaatgggggacgacggtga
- the scn1 gene encoding Cut9-interacting protein scn1 (EggNog:ENOG503NY4H; COG:L; BUSCO:EOG09262X01): MCGPSEGQSRSHERRSGTDDDGDFPWDLGVCDAHCHPTDTMTSIESISSMRARVLTAMSTRSQDQGLVASVAAEHGIRDRSALVSDCQEAPRKIVPAFGWHPWFSHQLFDDTAGNGGNSTYDPSSSSLAEQKAKHYEAVLSSSPDAKFVASLPDPKPLSGFLAETRQRLEENPLALIGEVGLDKAFRLPSAWKEDEQQERDEGLTPGGREGRLLSPYHVKMPHQTQILTAQLRLAGELGRAASVHGVQAHGVLFDAISALWKGHEKEVVSRRKQKMVAKGAEDFSSSSEEEEDEDDIWAEINGQAPAVKPRQKKYKPKPFPPRICLHSFSGSAQVMKQYLHPAVPATMYFSFSTVINLATAGGKDKFPELVKTCPDDRILVESDLHTAGEDMDYYLEDICRKICEIKKWTLQEGIEKLRNNYEELNPQPRCRDAELLLSVDWPDDKIP; the protein is encoded by the exons ATGTGTGGTCCAAGCGAAGGCCAATCCCGCAGCCatgagaggaggagtggcacagacgacgacggcgactTTCCCTGGGACTTGGGGGTGTGCGATGCCCATTGTCACCCAACCGACACCATGACCTCCATTGAGAGTATCAGCAGCATGCGCGCACGTGTCTTGACAGCCATGTCCACTCGCTCGCAAGATCAAGGACTCGTGGCATCGGTTGCCGCCGAGCATGGCATCAGAGACCGCTCCGCGCTAGTGTCAGACTGTCAAGAGGCGCCACGCAAAATCGTGCCGGCCTTTGGCTGGCACCCATGGTTCTCACACCAGCTGTTCGATGACACGGCGGGGAATGGCGGCAACAGTACCTATGACCCGTCGAGCTCATCGTTGGCCGAGCAAAAAGCCAAGCACTACGAGGCCGTGTTGTCTTCCTCCCCAGATGCCAAGTTCGTCGCTTCTCTCCCGGACCCAAAACCTTTGAGCGGCTTCTTGGCCGAAACGAGGCAGCGGTTGGAGGAGAACCCGCTGGCTTTGATCGGTGAGGTGGGTTTGGATAAAGCCTTCCGTTTGCCGTCTGCttggaaggaggatgagcaaCAGGAACGGGACGAGGGGCTTACTCCGGGCGGGAGAGAAGGCCGCCTCCTGAGCCCATACCACGTCAAGATGCCACACCAGACCCAGATTCTCACAGCTCAACTGCGACTTGCTGGCGAGTTGGGTCGTGCTGCTAGCGTTCATGGAGTCCAGGCTCACGGAGTTCTCTTCGACGCCATCTCGGCACTTTGGAAAGGTCATGAGAAAGAGGTCGTGTCTCGTCGGAAACAGAAAATGGTGGCCAAGGGCGCCGAGGACTTTTCATCGTCgagcgaagaagaggaggacgaagacgacattTGGGCAGAGATCAATGGTCAAGCGCCAGCCGTCAAGCCGAGGCAGAAAAAGTACAAACCGAAGCCGTTCCCTCCGCGGATATGTTTGCATTCTTTCAGCGGGTCGGCCCAAGTGATGAAACAATATCTTCATCCGGCGGTGCCCGCGACAATGTACTTTTCGTTTTCGACTGTCATCAATCTTGCCACGGCAGGCGGCAAGGACAAGTTTCCTGAGCTGGTCAAGACCTGCCCCGATGACAGGATTCTCGTCGAAAGCGACTTGCACACGGCTGGTGAGGATATGGACTACTACCTCGAGGACATTTGCAGAAAGATCTGTGAGATCAAAAAATGGACGCTGCAGGAGGGCATCGAGAAGCTGAGGAATAACTATGAAGA GTTGAACCCCCAACCTCGGTGCCGTGATGCCGAGCTCCTGCTCTCGGTCGACTGGCCCGACGACAAAATCCCATGA
- the FIS1 gene encoding Mitochondrial fission 1 protein (EggNog:ENOG503P1Y3; COG:M; BUSCO:EOG09265A4E): MTQLPYAIDAETPLSPSELGVLRAQYEKEGEMVGVQTKFNYAWGLVKSNVRSEQHLGVMLLSEIFRTSPERRRECLYYLALGNYKLGNYGEARRYNDLLIEKEPANLQASNLRTLIDDKVAKEGLMGVAIVSGVAVAAGIIGGVLLRNLGRKR, from the exons ATGACACAATTACCAT ATGCTATCGATGCCGAAAC CCCTCTGAGCCCATCAGAGCTCGGAGTGCTCAGGGCACAGtatgagaaggagggcgagATGGTGGGAGTGCAAACAAAGTTCAACTATGCCTGG GGCCTTGTCAAGTCGAACGTACGCTCTGAGCAACACCTCGGCGTGATGCTCCTCTCAGAAATCTTCCGAACGTCCCCAGAACGGCGTCGCGAGTGCCTCTACTATCTCGCTCTCGGAAACTACAAGCTCGGCAACTACGGCGAGGCGCGAAGATACAACGACCTCCTTATCGAAAAGGAACCTGCCAACCTTCAAGCTTCGAATTTGCGCACGTTGATCGACGACAAGGTGGCCAAGGAAGGGCTGATGGGCGTGGCCATCGTGAGCGGGGTGGCAGTTGCCGCGGGTATTATTGGAGGTGTGCTGCTCAGAAacctggggaggaagagataA
- the spc24 gene encoding putative kinetochore protein spc24 (COG:S; EggNog:ENOG503P1JU): MLLEEDPSLLIRHTITNFNTAPDRLAISRISESLSTLAQARDLRIREAESSLKKLSRQLSTLSNQHRELTSTHSSAAHASEISRLDTQKFRIAKSASDLEMETERLQGQLDELNARLQELEMQGVDGGDGVEGVRGGDGGVEDEVLLRLKVYRSLGMELEKSDDGSGKKDGGGEFNRVVLRNDKRGDVHVVKIDGGFSRFFYANYFWQNL, translated from the coding sequence ATGCTCCTAGAAGAAgacccctccctcctaaTCCGCCACACAATCACAAACTTCAACACCGCCCCCGACCgcctcgccatctcccgcATCTCCGAATCCCTCTCTACCCTCGCCCAAGCCCGCGACCTCCGCATCCGCGAAGCCGAATCCTCCCTCAAAAAACTCTCCCGCCagctctccaccctctccaaccaaCACCGCGAGCTAACCTCCACCcactcctccgccgcccacGCCTCCGAGATCTCCCGCCTCGACACCCAAAAGTTCCGCATCGCAAAGTCGGCTTCAGACCTCGAAATGGAAACGGAGCGGCTGCAGGGCCAGCTGGACGAGTTGAACGCCAGGCTCCAAGAGCTGGAGATGCagggtgttgatggcggggatggggttgaaggagtaAGAGGTGGGGACGgcggggtggaggatgaggtgctgCTGAGGCTAAAGGTGTATaggagtttggggatggagttggagaagagtgatgatgggagtgggaagaaggatggagggggagagttTAACAGGGTCGTGTTGAGGAATGATAAGAGGGGGGATGTTCATGTTGTCAAGATTGATGGGGGGTTTTCGAGGTTTTTCTATGCGAATTACTTTTGGCAGAATCTTTGA